In the genome of Leopardus geoffroyi isolate Oge1 chromosome B1, O.geoffroyi_Oge1_pat1.0, whole genome shotgun sequence, the window CCATTTCGCCCAAGGCACATAGTAGTGATATCTTGCTGATCATTCTTTCTTGCATCTTtctatgcatacacacacacatgcacacacaatttTTTACTGTAGACAACTGCTTTAAAAAGTGTCCAGTCTTTTCCCCTTAAATTCCACACAGTCCCCATCAAGGTAATGAATGTTAATAATCTGATGCGTATCTTTCCAAGCCTTCCTCCATGCTTGCATAATTATATAGAACATTTATATTAGACATAGATAATACAAGGGATGTTTTGGTCCTTTGATTTTAAAAGAGTAGCATCctagtatatatattattttatcttgCTCTTCTCAGTTAATAATATATCTTGGAAACCACaactcattcttttaaatggTGGCATGAAAGGCTGTGGCTTAGATGTACATTTCATTATGACtctatacattttaaactttatttcttctccatGACATACATACCAACAGTGTTTAGTACTATATGACACACTGAGACATGACTTCTAGCCTTGCACGTTGATATCACATGCCACATTCCTAGAAGCAATTTTTATATTGCTTTGGCTTGCagtaatttaattataatagaaATGACTGCAAACTCcataaatacaaaattcaaacCCAAACTAAATGCAACTCCAGCTCAACTTCCCCTCAGCCACATCCCCAAATGCTCTTGGCCACTTAATGCTACTCCACATGAGGGATGTGCAAAGGAGGGCAAATTAGAGCAGGAAGAGACAGCAGTCTTGGCTGATGGGTAAAATAACTAATTTTtgcaaaacatataaaaacatcaTCACATGAACACATTGCTAGGGCTGTTCTCAGGGTCCTGAAGGGTCCCTTACAAGCAGAGGGCTCTGAAGCATCAACTACATGGCAGATCTGCCTTTGCCAATACCATGCTCGTCATCTAAAAAAGGCATTATCAATTATTTCTGATAACCTTTGCTAACTGAACTCAATTccaaaaaaatctatttgaaacATGTCTATATATACAATTCAGCACAGAATATACTTACAAATGGAATACATTTCCAGTTGCTGTCTTAAACGAATTTTGCTTATTGTGTCGTAAAAGCTGGGTTCTGATAAAGTTTCTGCTGTAGGTGGCACGCTGAATATCctcataattttccttttgttcctaaAACACAAAACCAATACAGAAGAGAGATTTGTATTAATATCTATTGGACTGTAATGAACTCAGGACCATAGTAATCAGAAGATACATCACAAggacttaaggggtgcctgggtggctcagatggctaaATGtccgacctgggctcaggtcatgatcttgtgaattgtgagtttgagcccccattgggctctgtgctgacagtgcagagtctacttgggattctctctctctctctctctctctgcccctcatccacttgcattctctctctctcgctctcaaaataaataaacttaaaaaaaaaaaaggacttaagTAACAatgtgctcatttgttttgtatctgtGAGATGCTTCCTTGGCTCAAGTGTTCTTTGTTTCCCTAAAAACCACGAAGCTGTACATGTATGGCCACAGGgctctaagaaagaaaagaaagctgaaaacaTCCCTGTAATACAACAAAGAGATGTACCTTCATTGCACTTCCACTCCTTCCTCTCACCAAAAGCCAAATACTGTATGGGAAAATGCATAAACAagaaaacatcttatttttctcctccctctggtGTCATCCAAATAAAGCTAAATTACTGGGTTAGCGAATAAACAGAATGGGAGTAGaccttaattttggaaaataacgAATCACCATATTTCTTAAATACAATTGCATAGCCTTAGCGGGTCCATCTACTTAAAACTAACAACAGTATGTCTCTGCTTTTAAAAcaggagggttggggggggacGTGGTGGCTATTTTTGGAAGAAAGCTGTTACCTGCAAGTAAACTGGTGATGGTGTGTGGAGCCTTCTCTCAGCCACCCTGGAGTACAGGCTGTCAATGGGCCAGCTGCTCCAGGGGTCATGTGGCTGGAAAGGCAAACCTGCCTGTCTGAGAACAAGTGTGAGTTCTGACCTGCTCCCCAGGCCAAACATCAAttattttttgattactaattaatTTGAACTAtctaatgccttttaaaaaattttacatttatttatttaaattcaagttacttaacatacagtatagtattggttttaggactagaacccagtgattcattacttatataacccccagtgctcatcccaagtgccctccttaatgcctatcacccatttagcccatctctccACTCACCTTCCCTctagcaacccccagtttgttctctgtatttaaaagtctcatacagtttgcctccctccgtttttatcttatttttccttcccttgccctatgttcatctgtttcttaaattctacatgagtgaaattatatgatatctttttctgactgacttattctacttagcataatacactctagttccatccacattgttgcaaatggcaaggtttcattatttttgatcgcttagtagtattccattgtatatatataccacacttctttatccattcatcagtcgatggacatttgggctctttccatactttggttattgttgataatactgctataaacattggggtgcgtataccccttcgaatcagcatttttgtatcctttggataaataccgagtagcgcaattgctgggtggtagggtagttctatttttaattttttgagaagcctccatactgttttccagagtggctgcaccagtttgcattcctaccagcagtgcaaaagagttcccttctctgcatcctcaccaacatctgttattgcctgagttgttaattttagccatcctgatgggagtgaggtggtatctcattgtggttttgatttgtatttccctgattatgagtgatgtggagcatcatctgcatgtcttctttggaaaagtgtctattcatgtcttctgcccatttcttcactggattatttgtttttgtgtgttgaatttgataagttctttatagattttggatactaactctttatctgattaggtcatttgcaaaatcttctcccattccatcagttgccttttagttttcctgattgtttccttcactgtgcagcagctttttattttaataaggtcccaatagttcatttttgctttggtttcccttgccttctgagacatgtctagtaaggagttgctgtggccaaggtcaaaaaggttgttgactactttctcctctaggattttgatggcttcctgtcttacatttcggtctttcatccattttgagtttatttttgtccatggtataagaaagcggtccagtttcattcttctgcatgtcactgtccagttctcccattaccatttgctgaagagactgtcttttttttccactggatactcttttctactttgtcaaagattagttggccatacgtttgtgggtccgtttctgggttctctattctgttccattctgttccattgtgtgttctatgtgtttttgtgctagtaccatactgtcttgatgactacagctttgtaatacagcttgaaatccagaattgtgatgcctccatctttgcttttctttttcaacattactttgactattcaggatcttttgtggttccacacaaattttaggattgtttgttctagctctgtgaagaatgctggaattattttgattgggattgcattgaatgtgtagatagctctgacattttaataatagcagttcttccaatccatgagcacggaatgtttttccatttctttgtgtcttcttcaatttccttcctaaattttctatagttttcagcatatagatcttccATCTGTTTacctaggtttattcctaggcatcttatggtttttggttcaattgtagatgggattgattccttgatttctcgttctgcttcttcattattggtgtgtagtaatgcaactgacttctgtatgttgattttttatcctgtgactttgctgaattcacatattagttctagcagttttttggtggagtcttttgggtttcccatgtaaagtatcatgttgtctgtgaagagtgaaagtctgacttctaCTTTggcaatttgtatgccttttatttctttttgttgtctgatttctgaggctaggacttccagtactttgttgaacaacagtggtgagagtggacatctctgttgtgttcctgaccttagagggaagttctcaatttttccccattgaggatgctattagctgtgggcctttcatatatagcttttatgatgctgaggtatgtttcttctatccctacttttttgagggtttttatcaagaaaggatgctgtattttgtcaaatgcttttctgcatctattgacaggataaTATGATTCTGAGTCTTTCTTCTCTTAATGTtgtatatcacgttgattgatttgcaaatattaactcAGCTCTGCAGCTCaagaatgaatctcacttgatcatggtgaataattcttttaatgtactgttgaattcaatttgctagtatctcattgagaatttctgcatccaggttcatcagggatattggcctgtaattctccttattagtggggtctttggaaccaaggtaatgctggcttcatagaatgaatttggaagttttccttccatgtctGTCTTgtggaacagtttgaaaagaacaggtattaactcttcttccaATGTCTGGTCGAAtttctctgggaagccatctgacccaGGACTCTTAATTGTtgtcagatcaatgaaacaagagctgttttttttttaaacaataaaaaaactgataaacccatagccaaacttctcaaaaagaaaagagagtggacacaaatagataaaatcatgaatgaaggaggaaagatcacaaccaacaccatagaaatataaacaattataagagaatactatgatagatgatatgccaacaaactggacaacctggaagaaacggacaaattccttaGACACTCACAAACTACcgaaactcaaacaggaagaaatagaaaatttgaacaggcccataaccagcagAGAAATTAAATCAGTCATCAAATATCTTCTAACATATCTAATGCCTTTTTAACTTGCATAGAGAATACTGAAGAGCATGGGGCCCTAAGGAGAAGCAACTCAGTCCAGTGAATACTGCTTTTACTCTTCAAAgcacccatctctctctctctctcttttttaattgtaCTTAAAGGAAAGGAGCCATGGTGTGTGAAAAAGAATAGTTAAATTATGCTACAACACCTGGAATTAaaccaggaaatatttattgaggatttacACTGTGTGGCACACCAGGGACACAAGGTTAAAAGGGAAAGCCCTTGTCCTGAAGGGACTGAAGTTTTTGTGGAACAGACAGACAAGTAGCCACATAATACCAACATTATTCAGTAAGTGCTATGATATGGTCATGCACAAGAATCAGAAGGGAAAACTTAACATGTGCCAAGAGAGAATTGCTTAATACATAGGAATTAGTGTTTCTGCATTTCAGGCATGTTGgccaaaaataaaatgctcatcCTAGAGTGACAGTGGGCCCAGGCTGGATGATAAAATTGAGCTACATTAGAAATGATACAAGCCAGTCAGGGTACCTGAGCTGCACTTAAatttccaactctttttttttttttttttttttgagaaagagagagagagagagagagagagagcaagagagcacacatgcgtgagcacaagatggggagagggcagagggagagagagagaaaatcctaagcaggctccacactcagtgccacaaagccccacgtggggcttcctcccacaactctgggatcatgacctgagccagaatcaagagttggaccctcaaccaactaagccacccaggcaccccaaaatttccAACTCTTAACGCAGTGGGCTCTTCAAAGCCAAACCTTGGTGTCCAGAGCTCGAGGACAGACCTGAATAGATAGTGCTTTCATAGCAAGAACAAAAATGCTCGATTTTGCAACAATGCATAAATGCAGTATTTTTGTGCATTTAATTTGGAACAAACAAACGTGTAAACCTTTTAAATGCCCAGTTTCTTATCAACCCTGAAATACTAAAACCTTTTACCTCTTGGCATACATGAAGAGAACAAAGCTAACAAGGATCACTACCAAGTAAACATTGGTGGCTTCATTCCAGGCCTCATGAACACTGTAATCCATAGAGCCATCGTCACCCATCACTCCGTAACCTCCAGGCATGGggctagaagaaagaaaagagaacaggggTTCTTTTAGTTAGTGGTGGTATGACCATCTGGAGAAAGGCTGGCAAACATATGGCCTTCTGGCCAACtccagcctgctgcctgcttTTGGATGGCCCAGGAGCCAAGAATGGTTTCACATTTCTAagtggatatattttaaatggttgtAAGCACCTGTATAGTACCCTTGATTTTTGCTTTCCAGCcctcaaagtctaaaatatttataatcttgccctttaagaaaaagtttgccaacccctgggcTAGATAACTAAGGCATGAAATGTATTTCCCcttatttttgattttgaaaCATTGTATCTTCCACATGTAGGTTAAAACTCTAGTTAATCTCTATGCTCTTTCACTTGCCTCCCATGCAAGTGGGAAAGTTTGAAGCTTTATCTAGTTTTGGCCTCCTGGCCAAATGTGGTTGAAAGAAACTATGGGGTAAAAGTTACTTTTTGCTATTTACACAGCTGTGACTTCTATTCAAGGAAATGCATTCTTCCTACATTCTCACAGAAAATAAGAGTGGTAATAGCAAGTGTTTCAAATAGCAAGTAAAAGAGTAATGGTGTCCCCTTGGTGTTTGCGAGTTAGTTGAAAGTGCCTCCCTTGTGTTGGACATACAGGTAAATCTAAGTAAAATGACCTAATAtgtgaaagaaaaccaaaaagcatTGTTTTAGACATtatatgaaaaggagaaaaattgaaCAAGTTATAGGCGATAAATGTACAGTAGTTTCTAAGAATTAGACAGCCATTTTCTAATTCCAAGAAAAAGAATATCTGAAATGTCCAAGGAattgttttgcaatttttttctagaCATCCTACAACAATGAAGGCATTGCAGACATTCTTGCACAAACTATCCTCCAATCTCCTGTAAGATTCCAAAATGTTCTGCAACGTAGATCTGGCTCAGTGTTAACAAGTGGGCATTAAAGGCAGTCTTTCTTTCTTATAGCTTACCTctgtataaaaatgaataaaatttcccCAGAGGTCTGCTCCTAAACCAGGTGGCATGTTTTCTCTGCTGACACCTGAAGTTTTTGTCAGATGTCTGGGGACATCC includes:
- the SMIM19 gene encoding small integral membrane protein 19 isoform X1: MPGGYGVMGDDGSMDYSVHEAWNEATNVYLVVILVSFVLFMYAKRNKRKIMRIFSVPPTAETLSEPSFYDTISKIRLRQQLEMYSISRKYDYQQPQNQADSVQLSLE
- the SMIM19 gene encoding small integral membrane protein 19 isoform X2; translated protein: MPGGYGVMGDDGSMDYSVHEAWNEATNVYLVVILVSFVLFMYAKRNKRKIMRIFSVPPTAETLSEPSFYDTISKIRLRQQLEMYSIYHLPSLVDQQTCP